One Oryza sativa Japonica Group chromosome 8, ASM3414082v1 DNA window includes the following coding sequences:
- the LOC4345042 gene encoding WUSCHEL-related homeobox 10 gives MDRTATASWEVMSRRGEQQQQLMMQAPASHNGGSGGGEPARSRWAPKPEQILILESIFNSGMVNPAKDETARIRRLLERFGAVRDANVFYWFQNRRSRSRRRARQLQQACGAALHQLPSAAAAAGAGGGGDYYHHHHQPSSSPFLMHGGGGGGVVTSTTAAPAVAASGHFLADEVDGGGDDDLFAISRQMGLMARHGGGDHHYSSYADSDATQLSYQPTGTIQVFINGVAYDVPSGGALDMAGTFGRDAMLVHSSGEVLPVDEHGVLINSLQMGECYYLVSKSI, from the exons ATGGACCGCACTGCGACTGCAAGCTGGGAGGTCATGAGCCGGCGaggtgagcagcagcagcagctgatgATGCAAGCTCCGGCCAGCCATaatggtggcagcggcggcggcgagccggcgaggtCGCGGTGGGCGCCGAAGCCGGAGCAGATCCTGATACTGGAGTCCATCTTCAACAGCGGCATGGTGAACCCGGCCAAGGACGAGACGGCGcgcatccgccgcctcctcgagcGCTTCGGCGCCGTCCGCGACGCCAACGTCTTCTACTGGTTCCAGaaccgccgctcccgctcccgccgccgcgcccgccagCTCCAGCAAGCCTgcggcgccgccctccatcagctcccctccgccgccgccgccgccggagccggaggaggaggagattactatcaccaccaccaccaaccttCGTCTTCTCCTTTCCTCatgcacggcggtggcggcggcggcgtggtcacTTCGACGACCGCGGCgccagcggtggcggcgtccgGCCACTTCttggcggacgaggtcgacggcggcggcgacgacgacctcttCGCCATCTCCCGGCAGATGGGCCTCATGgctcgccacggcggcggcgaccaccatTACAGCAGCTACGCGGACAGCGACGCCACCCAGCTCAGCTACCAACCAACCG GGACGATCCAAGTGTTCATCAATGGCGTCGCATACGATGTGCCGAGCGGCGGAGCGCTGGACATGGCCGGCACGTTTGGCCGCGACGCCATGCTGGTGCACTCCTCCGGCGAGGTCCTTCCGGTGGACGAGCACGGCGTGCTCATCAACAGCTTGCAGATGGGGGAGTGCTACTACCTG GTTTCAAAATCGATCTGA